The Desulfovibrio sp. ZJ209 nucleotide sequence CGCTGTGGTGGCGACAATCGCCGAGCACGCCCCGGGCTTCCGTCACAAGGATGTCGCGGAGAGCCCTTCCGGCAGCGCTCCCGGCGGTCCCCCCGGCACTGCCGAGGACGGGTCCGTGACGCACGGCGTGGTGGAAAAGGGCGACACCATCGCCAAGGTGCTCGGCAATGCGGCGGACGACGGCATCCAGCAATACGTGAGCGCGGCCCGGCGCGTGTTCTCCCTGCGCTCCTTCCGTGAGGGCCAGCCCTATGTGGTGGTGACGGACCCGGACTCCGGCCGGGTCAAGCGCTTCGAGTACGAGATCGACGGGCGCCGGCGCCTCGTGGTGGAGGGGGACGAGGCCCCCCAGGCACGCGTGGAGCCCATCGAGTATGTCACCCTGCTCACGACGGCCGAGGGCGTCATCGACGACAACCTCTTCCAGGCCGTGGCCGACATCGGCGAAAGCCCGCAGCTCGCCCTGCGCCTCGCCGAGCTCTTCGGCGCGGAGGTGAACTTCATCCGCGACCTTCAGGAGGGCGACAGCTTCCGCGTGCTCGTGGAAAAGCGCTACCGCGAGGGCGAATACAAGGGCTACGGCCGCATGCTGGCCGCCAGCTTCACCAACAAGGGCAAGACCTACGAGGCCTTCCTGTTCCGGGACGGGCAGGGCCGCCCCCAGCATTACAACAGCAAGGGCGAGAACCTGCACAAGACGCTCCTGCAGGCGCCGTTGGCCTTCACGCGCCTCACCTCGCGCTTCACGCACAGCCGGCGCCACCCCATCCTCGGCTCGCGGCGGGCGCACCTCGGCGTGGACTATGCCGCGCCCACGGGCACGCCGGTCAAGGCCGTGGGCGAGGGCGTGGTCACCAGGCGCGGCTGGGCCGGCGGCTACGGCAACCAGGTCATCATCAAGCATGCGGCCGGCCTCGAATCCATGTACGCCCATCTTTCCGGCTATGCGCGCGGCCTCAAGCAGGGCCAGCGCGTGCGCCAGGGGCAGGTCATCGGCTTTGTGGGCAGCACCGGGCTTTCCACCGGGCCGCACCTCGATTTCCGCCTGCGCCAGAACGGCACCTTCATCAACCCGGCCAAGGCCATCAATCCCCGCGGGGAGCCTGTCTCGCGCAGGAACATGGCCCAGTTCGGCAAGACCGTGGCGGCCGCGCGCGACTATCTTGAAGGGCGGCGTCCTTTGGGCGAGTATACCGTCGACAGCCTGGTGCCCGAGGCGCCGCAGGTGGAGGCGTCCCCGCCGGCCGCGCCGCAAAAAACGCAGCCGCGCCGCCAGCGCCGCGCCCAAAAGCGGCGGGGCTAGCTGAAGATACGGGAGGAGAACGGCCATGATCGCGCTCGATCCCTTGTGGGGTGGATTGAATGTGGTGCAGGACACGCCGCCGCGCGACAGCCTCGGCATCTCCTATGCGCCGAGCATCGTCACTGACGTGACCGCAGCGGTGCCGCAGCTCGATTCCATGGCCAGCGTGCAGTCCTTCACGGAGCACCAGTTCCGCGCCGCCGCGGAGAACATGTATGATTCCGGCCTCGTGGTGAGCACATGGTCGTGAGGGAGCGGGAGGCAGCGCTTCAACGGAGAAAACTCTTGACAGGCGCGCCGCCGGCGCGTAGGACAGACGGGCGTCGGGATGTAGCGCAGTCTGGGAGCGCACTTGAATGGGGTTCAAGGGGTCGAAGGTTCAAATCCTTTCATCCCGACCAGAAATTCCAAGGGGTTACGGTGAAAACCGTAACCCCTTTCTGCGTTAGGAAATTTTTTTCAAAAACACGAATTTGGGGCTGTCCTCGCCAGGGTTAATGTTTTGCGTCTTTAATCCAAGAAGTTAGCTGGATTAAGGGCGCCTTACGAGTGCCACCATTAAAGCGCCATTCGCTCTC carries:
- a CDS encoding M23 family metallopeptidase; the encoded protein is MQKRLLLAIAALALLAGGFFAHKEDLFSSGGPEQQEASAPEAAPTAAPPTTADAEAAARAVVATIAEHAPGFRHKDVAESPSGSAPGGPPGTAEDGSVTHGVVEKGDTIAKVLGNAADDGIQQYVSAARRVFSLRSFREGQPYVVVTDPDSGRVKRFEYEIDGRRRLVVEGDEAPQARVEPIEYVTLLTTAEGVIDDNLFQAVADIGESPQLALRLAELFGAEVNFIRDLQEGDSFRVLVEKRYREGEYKGYGRMLAASFTNKGKTYEAFLFRDGQGRPQHYNSKGENLHKTLLQAPLAFTRLTSRFTHSRRHPILGSRRAHLGVDYAAPTGTPVKAVGEGVVTRRGWAGGYGNQVIIKHAAGLESMYAHLSGYARGLKQGQRVRQGQVIGFVGSTGLSTGPHLDFRLRQNGTFINPAKAINPRGEPVSRRNMAQFGKTVAAARDYLEGRRPLGEYTVDSLVPEAPQVEASPPAAPQKTQPRRQRRAQKRRG